One Virgibacillus proomii DNA window includes the following coding sequences:
- a CDS encoding D-glycero-alpha-D-manno-heptose-1,7-bisphosphate 7-phosphatase, translating to MGKRAVYLDRDGVINEVLTKRVTFVNHPDDFYLLHGVGPSIKRFNELGYYVFVVTNQGGIGLGYMTEAELTRVHEKMIAELAAYGAEIHAIAYCPHKPDAGCSCRKPSAKMINDLARQYNVDLATSYMIGDRDVDITAGKNAGLTTILIGKREKTSKKADLKFSDLTDVADYLTDQAHR from the coding sequence ATGGGAAAACGAGCTGTATATTTGGATCGAGATGGAGTAATTAACGAGGTACTGACAAAACGAGTTACGTTTGTCAATCACCCTGATGATTTCTATCTATTACATGGGGTTGGGCCGTCTATTAAGCGGTTTAACGAGTTAGGTTATTATGTATTTGTTGTAACTAATCAAGGCGGTATCGGGCTAGGATATATGACGGAAGCAGAATTGACTCGTGTACATGAAAAAATGATAGCAGAGCTTGCAGCATACGGTGCAGAAATTCATGCAATTGCTTATTGTCCACATAAGCCTGATGCTGGATGCAGTTGCCGAAAGCCTAGTGCAAAAATGATTAACGATTTAGCAAGACAATATAACGTTGATTTAGCAACTAGTTATATGATAGGGGATCGTGATGTGGATATAACAGCGGGGAAAAATGCTGGGTTAACTACCATTTTGATTGGGAAACGTGAGAAAACAAGTAAGAAGGCAGATTTAAAATTTTCAGATTTAACAGATGTAGCTGATTATTTGACCGATCAAGCACACAGGTAG